The genomic DNA ATGATCCACCTGCAACGATGTTCTGGTTGAACTCGTCATCGAACACGAGACATAACCAGAACTGCGAATATTTTAAGAACACGAAACGGGGGCGAGTGTGTGCTCCCAATGATGGAAAGCCCTGTGGCATTTGTGGTGGCTAAAGACCACGCAACATTCAGATTCATTCAGTGAAAATCAAAGCATGTTGAAATCTATCGAACTCGAAAACTTCAAGGCGTTCGGCCAGCGGACAACGATCCCGCTTGCACCGATCACGCTGATCTTTGGCCAGAACAGTTCTGGAAAGAGCAGCATTCTCCAGTCGCTCAATCTTCTCAAGCAATCAAGAGAGAGTCGGGATGCTGACGCATTGTTACTGCCAAGAGCGGAAAGTGGACTGACCGATTTAGGCAGCTTCCATGAGATGCTGTTTGATCATGACGAAGAAAGACAGTTACGGATACGGATAGAAACAATTCCCGACAGGAGAAGACTCAGTGGGATGATGGGGCGGTACAGTCGAGATTTTGATTCGGTGGGACTTGAACTGATGTTCTCCCGGAAATCAGCAAAAGACGAAATCAGCTTGGACGAGTTACATCTATGCAATGGTGGTGAACAGCAGCCAATAGCGACATATCAAAAAGTTGACTTGCCTCGTGAGATGCGACGGCTTGCGTATGGGCCTGCCCGTTTGAATAGACATCGTAATCAGGCAAATCTGCGAGCGGTCAAGTGCGTCTCCTCAAATGCCGATTCCTCGTATTGGGCGTCGGCATTCAATCGCATTACGCAAGAGAAAGAGCGTCTGATTCGTTATCTTAAAGAACTTCTTGACTCTGGGTCGTTGGACCAGCCAAAGTCCAAAAACATCGACGAGTATGAAGAAGAGCAGGTTGAAGTAGAGCGGTCAGGAAGTCCTGCAAGCCAGAAGATTAAGGAGTTTGTTGCGTACCTCACTGATGAATTAACACCTGACTCATATCGTCTACGGATGGCGGAACAACAGCTTGGCCAATACGTCGCACTTGATGGATTCATTCCTATTGGAGCGCAGTTTCCAGAAAGTCATTTTAACCTGAATGGAATCCTACTTGAGGGCCAAAGAGAGTCCCGTATTGGTCAGGATTGTATGGTTGATCTTGGGAACGCAACAATATTTGCAGGTCGCCAGATTGACCAGACATTGGCAAATCTTTTTCCTCTTGGTCCTTTCCGCAAGTCTCCGTCACGCTGGTACGTTTTTTCAGGAACAACGCCGCAGGATGTCGGATTCGAAGGACAGTCCCTTCCCGATTTGATCTTCCGCAAAGACGACGTTCGTGACGAAGCCAATGAGTGGCTGAAACGTCTTGATATCGGTTACGAACTGAGAGCCCGTTCTCTTGGAAATCCGGGTTCGGACTTGTTTGAATTGCGATTACTGGATACCCGTCGCAAGAACGGTGTTGAAGTTGGCCTTTCTGATGTGGGTTTCGGAATCAGCCAAATCCTGCCATTGATTGTTCAAAGCCTTGCTGCCAGTGATCAAATCATTTCGATTGAACAGCCAGAGGTACACATTCATCCAAGGCTACAGGCCGACCTTGGCGATCTCCTAATCGAAGCAACTAAGGAACCACGCCGCAATCAGTTTCTCATCGAAACTCACAGCGAACATTTAGCTCTTCGGCTTCAAAGGCGAGTTCGGGAGAAGCAGATCGCTCCCGAAGACATCTCTATTCTTTACGTCAGTCGAGGCGAAAATGGTTCTACGGTAACGCAGCTGCGGCTCGATGAAGACGGTGACTTCATGGACGATTTCCCCGGTGGCTTTTTTCCTGAACGTCTTCGAGAGTTGAGGTAAAGCCAGTTATGTTGATATCGAACGTGCTGAGTCCCGAGATGTTTGATTCAGAACATTTTAGCGATTCTGCTTACCACCTTAATGTTGAAATTCTCCTTATGGGAATTGCGACCAATGGCATTGTGCTCGTTGATGCAGACAAGAAATTGTACGACCAGCTATGCGACAAGGTTGAGGCTCTTGCTGGAACTGGGAAGGGTAAAAAGACGCACATTCTGTTCGAAGAATTATTGAAGCAGAAAAGAGAGCGTAAAATTGTGCGGTTTGTGACATGCCGTCCCAAGTTTGAAAACGGTAGGTCAGAAGAGGAAATGGTCGCAACTCTTGCGATCAAGTGTCGCTCGGATACGTTGATTGTCTCATCGCCGGAAGAAGCTGCGAAATTTGCAATGATGGCACGGGGAAGCTCGGTGGTGCCAACCAGTGAGTACATTCAAAGTGATGCTGAAGCACGACGCAGGCATTTTTCTGAAGCGCATCTGCCCCCACTAGATACTCTTCGACCTGAAGTGTTTGACAAAACTATCGTTCAGGCAACGAAGTTTTC from Rosistilla carotiformis includes the following:
- a CDS encoding DUF3696 domain-containing protein, encoding MLKSIELENFKAFGQRTTIPLAPITLIFGQNSSGKSSILQSLNLLKQSRESRDADALLLPRAESGLTDLGSFHEMLFDHDEERQLRIRIETIPDRRRLSGMMGRYSRDFDSVGLELMFSRKSAKDEISLDELHLCNGGEQQPIATYQKVDLPREMRRLAYGPARLNRHRNQANLRAVKCVSSNADSSYWASAFNRITQEKERLIRYLKELLDSGSLDQPKSKNIDEYEEEQVEVERSGSPASQKIKEFVAYLTDELTPDSYRLRMAEQQLGQYVALDGFIPIGAQFPESHFNLNGILLEGQRESRIGQDCMVDLGNATIFAGRQIDQTLANLFPLGPFRKSPSRWYVFSGTTPQDVGFEGQSLPDLIFRKDDVRDEANEWLKRLDIGYELRARSLGNPGSDLFELRLLDTRRKNGVEVGLSDVGFGISQILPLIVQSLAASDQIISIEQPEVHIHPRLQADLGDLLIEATKEPRRNQFLIETHSEHLALRLQRRVREKQIAPEDISILYVSRGENGSTVTQLRLDEDGDFMDDFPGGFFPERLRELR